A single Oryza brachyantha chromosome 8, ObraRS2, whole genome shotgun sequence DNA region contains:
- the LOC102702029 gene encoding beta-sesquiphellandrene synthase-like, producing MSPTPPSFSNENDDQAQRKANTFHPSLWGNFFLNYQPPSAPKQAYMKARAEVLKEEVRKILKGSNGVPEILDLVITLQRLGLDSFYENEIDELLSIVYNTDYDDKDLNLVSLRFYLLRKNGYDVSSDIFLPFKHKEGNFIADDIRSLLNLYNAAYLRTHGEKVLDEAVVFTNSRLRSELEHLKSPLANEVSLALETPLFRRVRILETRNYIPIYKRNTTRNETILEFAELNFNLLQLIYCEEIKNLTQWWKELNVESNLSFIRDRIVEMHFWMVGACSEAHYSLSRIILTKMTAFITILDDIFDTYATTDESMMLAEAIYMCNETAIELLPKYMKDFYLYYMKTFDSFEDELGPTKNYRVSYIKELFNGLVQGYTKEIKWRDDNYTPKTIDEHLELSRTTVGAYQLACASFVGMGDFITKGSLDWLLTYPDLLKSYTTCIRLSNDMASTKREQIGDHYASTIQCYMLQHDATVHETCIGIRELIEDSWKDMMKEYLTPTQQPKVVARTIIDFARTGDYMYKQNDAFTCSHTIKDMIASLYVEPI from the exons atGTCACCGACACCTCCATCTTTCTCCAATGAAAACGATGACCAGGCACAGAGAAAGGCCAATACCTTCCATCCTAGCCTCTGGGGCAATTTCTTCCTCAATTACCAGCCACCATCTGCGCCTAAG cAAGCTTACATGAAAGCAAGGGCTGAAGTGCTGAAAGAAGAGGTTAGGAAGATATTAAAGGGCTCAAATGGAGTACCAGAGATACTAGATCTTGTGATCACGCTGCAGCGGCTTGGATTGGATAGCTTCTATGAGAATGAGATCGATGAGCTTCTCTCCATTGTTTACAACACCGACTACGATGATAAAGATTTAAACCTAGTTTCTCTTAGGTTTTATCTTCTACGGAAGAATGGCTACGATGTGTCAtctg ACATATTTCTACCGTTTAAACACAAAGAAGGGAATTTCATTGCAGATGACATAAGAAGCCTTTTGAACTTATACAATGCAGCATATCTAAGGACTCATGGAGAAAAAGTACTTGATGAAGCAGTTGTTTTCACTAATAGTCGCCTTAGATCTGAATTGGAGCATTTGAAATCTCCATTAGCAAATGAAGTATCTCTTGCCCTTGAAACACCCCTATTCCGGAGGGTTCGAATATTAGAAACACGAAACTATATCCCTATTTATAAAAGGAATACTACACGAAATGAAACCATATTAGAATTCGCAGAGTTGAACTTCAATCTCCTTCAACTTATTTATTGCGAGGAGATAAAAAATCTCACACA ATGGTGGAAAGAGCTTAATGTTGAATCTAACTTAAGCTTCATTAGAGATAGAATAGTGgaaatgcatttttggatGGTAGGAGCATGCTCAGAGGCCCATTATTCTCTTTCAAGGATTATACTTACAAAGATGACAGCTTTTATCACCATATTGGATGATATATTTGACACATATGCTACAACTGATGAGAGTATGATGCTCGCTGAAGCCATATACAT GTGTAACGAAACTGCAATAGAGCTACTTCCAAAATACATGAAGGACTTCTACTTATATTATATGAAGACATTTGATTCATTTGAGGATGAACTAGGACCAACAAAAAATTATCGAGTGTCTTATATCAAAGAGCTG TTTAATGGGTTAGTTCAAGGATACACTAAGGAGATAAAATGGCGTGATGATAATTACACTCCAAAAACAATAGATGAACACCTGGAACTTTCTAGAACGACAGTTGGTGCCTACCAACTAGCATGTGCTTCTTTTGTTGGTATGGGTGACTTTATAACAAAGGGATCTCTTGATTGGCTTTTGACATATCCTGACCTTCTTAAATCTTATACCACATGTATACGGCTCTCAAATGACATGGCATCAACAAAG CGTGAACAAATAGGAGATCACTATGCTTCTACTATTCAATGTTATATGCTACAGCATGATGCAACCGTTCATGAAACATGCATTGGAATAAGGGAGCTAATAGAAGATTCATGGAAGGATATGATGAAAGAATACCTTACACC